In one Pseudomonas purpurea genomic region, the following are encoded:
- a CDS encoding alpha/beta fold hydrolase, with amino-acid sequence MHAQDTQWLTPLNTRQQTDIRLICFSQAGADPEQYRSWAPGLSQHIELLAFTLPGHGTRQSESPYEQWSPLLEDAFAALEPYLSKPHALFGHGLGAILGYELAKLTEARYPGQTRHLFVSGCRSPGSANAPLSLNGLAPPQLRRALLNLSAPGKVTPELGVMDYQVLLRSDLKLLESWPNSSRHNLNVPMTALYGSDDPLAPLESMFNWRNFTAREFELIEVGGNHFFITTARQRLLQIINTHLGLLSE; translated from the coding sequence GTGCACGCTCAAGACACGCAATGGCTCACCCCTCTGAACACGCGACAGCAGACCGATATTCGGCTGATCTGTTTTTCCCAGGCCGGTGCCGACCCTGAACAATACCGCAGTTGGGCGCCAGGCCTGAGCCAGCACATTGAACTGCTGGCGTTCACCCTGCCCGGTCACGGCACGCGGCAGAGCGAGTCTCCTTATGAGCAATGGTCGCCATTGCTGGAGGATGCCTTCGCGGCGCTGGAACCTTACCTGAGCAAGCCTCACGCGCTGTTCGGCCACGGCTTGGGGGCGATTCTCGGTTATGAACTGGCCAAGCTGACCGAAGCCCGCTACCCCGGGCAAACCCGCCACTTGTTCGTCTCCGGCTGCCGCAGCCCTGGCAGCGCCAACGCCCCCCTGTCATTGAACGGTCTGGCGCCGCCTCAGCTTCGTCGCGCGCTGTTGAACCTGAGCGCCCCGGGCAAGGTGACCCCTGAACTCGGGGTCATGGACTATCAGGTGCTGTTGCGCAGTGATCTCAAACTGCTGGAGTCCTGGCCGAACAGCAGCCGTCATAACCTGAATGTGCCAATGACGGCGCTCTACGGCAGTGATGACCCGCTGGCGCCCCTGGAAAGCATGTTCAATTGGCGCAACTTCACGGCACGGGAGTTCGAACTGATCGAGGTGGGCGGCAATCACTTTTTCATCACCACCGCCCGCCAACGCCTGCTGCAAATCATCAACACGCACCTGGGGTTGCTCAGCGAGTAA
- a CDS encoding GntR family transcriptional regulator: MTKKPNPLNSIVVSGPIPAHLARAVIEETLRAAILDGRLPCGAALRQQELADLFGVSRMPVREALRQLETQSLLRVVAHKGAVVAPLIEGDAAETYALRILLESQALRLSVPLLDAEDFAEATRCIDLLESQTDYAAIGRLNRLFHMSLYRKAPNRRLLTLIEDGLNEEERFLRLNLEAMGLGKLSQKDHRDLLSAAQARDIQLSVQTLEHHLNRGVEAITRYLDSLAAKK; encoded by the coding sequence GTGACAAAGAAGCCGAACCCTCTCAACAGTATTGTCGTCAGTGGGCCGATTCCCGCCCACTTGGCACGTGCGGTGATCGAGGAAACCCTGCGCGCGGCGATTCTTGACGGTCGTTTACCCTGCGGCGCCGCCCTGCGCCAGCAAGAGTTGGCCGACCTGTTCGGTGTCAGCCGCATGCCGGTGCGCGAGGCCCTGCGCCAACTCGAGACACAATCGCTGCTGCGCGTTGTCGCCCATAAAGGGGCGGTCGTCGCGCCGCTGATCGAAGGCGATGCAGCCGAAACCTATGCGCTGCGCATCCTGCTCGAATCCCAAGCCCTGCGTTTATCGGTCCCACTGCTCGATGCCGAGGACTTTGCCGAAGCCACGCGATGCATCGACCTCCTTGAGTCGCAGACCGACTACGCTGCCATCGGCCGACTCAACCGGCTGTTTCACATGAGCCTGTACCGCAAAGCGCCCAACCGCCGGCTGCTGACCCTGATCGAAGACGGCTTGAATGAAGAAGAACGCTTCCTGCGCTTGAACCTTGAAGCCATGGGGCTGGGCAAGCTCAGCCAAAAGGACCACCGCGACCTGCTGAGCGCCGCCCAGGCGCGGGACATTCAGTTGAGCGTGCAAACACTCGAACACCACCTCAACCGTGGTGTCGAGGCCATCACTCGCTATCTGGACAGCCTCGCGGCTAAAAAGTGA
- the lapG gene encoding cysteine protease LapG, with product MATRSALPRTLRWLCSALLLAGVLLGGLHADWDFSLISRRAEALYGPLGPGKQRVDAWQHLLATQKQTPELEQLKVVNLFFNKQMRYVEDIDLWHVEDYWETPIEALWKGAGDCEDYAIAKYFSLRHLGVSSDKLRITYVKALRQNRAHMVLTYYSSPNAMPLVLDSLIDAIQPASQRTDLLPVYSFNAEGLWLTGAKGNKKVGDTKRLSRWQDVLKKMQAEGFPVETTN from the coding sequence TTGGCGACGCGTTCAGCTCTCCCACGAACCCTGCGATGGCTGTGCTCAGCGCTGCTGCTGGCCGGCGTTCTGCTGGGCGGTCTGCATGCCGATTGGGACTTCTCGCTGATCAGCCGCCGCGCCGAAGCGCTCTATGGGCCGCTGGGCCCCGGCAAGCAGCGGGTCGACGCCTGGCAGCACCTGTTGGCGACACAGAAGCAAACCCCGGAGCTTGAACAGCTCAAAGTGGTCAACCTGTTCTTCAACAAGCAGATGCGCTATGTCGAAGACATCGATCTGTGGCACGTCGAAGACTACTGGGAAACGCCGATCGAAGCGCTGTGGAAAGGCGCCGGCGATTGCGAGGACTACGCCATCGCCAAGTATTTCAGCCTGCGCCACCTCGGCGTTTCCAGTGACAAGTTACGCATCACCTACGTTAAGGCCTTGCGCCAGAATCGCGCCCACATGGTCTTGACCTACTATTCAAGCCCGAACGCCATGCCGTTGGTCCTCGACAGCTTGATCGATGCGATCCAGCCGGCCAGCCAACGTACCGACCTGCTGCCGGTCTACTCCTTCAACGCCGAAGGCTTGTGGTTGACGGGAGCCAAGGGCAACAAGAAAGTCGGTGATACCAAGCGCCTGTCTCGCTGGCAGGATGTGTTGAAGAAAATGCAGGCCGAAGGTTTCCCGGTCGAGACGACTAACTAG
- the lapD gene encoding cyclic di-GMP receptor LapD has protein sequence MSLFKQLLIAICLFLVVAFTGSFMVSLESSRTQYVNQLRSHAQDAATALALSLTPNIDDPAMVELMVSSIFDSGYYASIRVVDLKTDQVMVERSGAPEVGSVPGWFVKLIDLEPAGGDAQVSRGWEQAARVEVVSHPMFAVAKLWQSALGSLGWLLICGAASAVLGALLLRRQLKPLDYMVQQSHAIARREFLSLPELPRTPELRRVVQAMNQMVEKLKALFQEQAERSEKLRVESYQDTLTGLANRRYFEMQLNARVSNPEQASSGYLLLLRVKDLAGLNQRLGGQRTDLLLQAVGEQLLRECSRHPETHNLVTRIRGGEFAVLAPGLVHEEALQLAQNLDTALSSLHTTGATDVASVASIGLVPYAHGDTPQAVLSLADQALSQAESEGEANWACLDHSAAASVGDDHHAWHTLLDQALSQQRFELYFQPVVASQDTQTVLHYKVLSRLHDEQGQTIPAGRFLPWLERFGWTARLDRLMLEQVLKQMGEHEDSLALNLSAATLADPQALNAVFDILRQHAHLGSRLTLEIGEEQLPEQAVLEQLTRRLRELGFSLSLQRFGGRFSMIGNLARLGLAYLKIDGSYIRAIDQESDKRLFIEAIQRAAHSIDLPLIAERVETEGELQVIREMGLYGVQGQLLGEPKPWKQGV, from the coding sequence ATGTCTTTGTTCAAACAGCTGTTGATCGCAATCTGTCTGTTCCTGGTGGTCGCTTTCACCGGCAGCTTCATGGTCAGTCTGGAAAGTTCACGTACCCAGTACGTCAACCAGTTGCGTTCCCATGCGCAGGACGCCGCGACCGCGCTGGCGTTGTCACTGACGCCCAATATCGACGACCCGGCAATGGTCGAGTTGATGGTCAGCTCGATCTTCGACAGTGGTTATTACGCAAGCATCCGCGTCGTGGACCTCAAGACCGATCAGGTGATGGTCGAGCGCAGCGGTGCACCCGAAGTTGGCAGTGTGCCGGGTTGGTTCGTCAAGCTGATCGACCTGGAGCCGGCCGGTGGCGATGCGCAAGTCAGCCGTGGCTGGGAGCAGGCCGCGCGGGTCGAGGTGGTCAGCCACCCGATGTTCGCCGTGGCCAAGCTCTGGCAGAGCGCGCTGGGCAGCCTGGGCTGGTTGCTGATCTGCGGCGCGGCGAGCGCCGTGCTGGGTGCGCTGCTTTTGCGCCGGCAGTTGAAACCGCTCGACTACATGGTTCAGCAATCCCACGCCATTGCCCGTCGCGAGTTCCTCAGCCTGCCTGAGCTGCCACGCACGCCCGAACTTCGGCGCGTGGTGCAAGCGATGAACCAGATGGTCGAGAAGCTCAAGGCGCTGTTCCAGGAGCAGGCTGAGCGCAGTGAAAAACTGCGGGTCGAGTCCTATCAGGACACCCTGACCGGGCTGGCCAACCGACGCTATTTCGAAATGCAGCTCAACGCCCGGGTGAGCAACCCCGAGCAAGCCAGTTCCGGTTACCTGCTGCTGTTGCGGGTCAAGGACCTGGCCGGTTTGAACCAGCGGCTGGGCGGTCAGCGTACCGACCTGCTGTTGCAGGCTGTCGGTGAGCAATTGCTGCGCGAGTGCTCCCGTCACCCGGAAACCCACAACCTGGTCACCCGCATCCGTGGGGGTGAATTCGCGGTGCTGGCGCCGGGGCTGGTGCATGAAGAGGCGTTGCAACTGGCGCAGAACCTGGACACCGCGCTGTCCAGCCTGCACACGACCGGGGCCACCGATGTGGCTTCGGTAGCGTCAATCGGGCTGGTGCCGTATGCCCACGGTGACACACCGCAAGCTGTATTGAGCCTGGCCGATCAGGCGTTGTCCCAGGCTGAAAGCGAAGGCGAGGCTAACTGGGCGTGCCTGGATCACAGCGCTGCGGCCAGCGTCGGGGATGACCATCACGCGTGGCATACGTTGCTGGATCAGGCCTTGAGTCAGCAGCGTTTCGAACTGTACTTCCAACCCGTCGTGGCCAGTCAGGACACGCAAACGGTGCTGCATTACAAAGTGCTGTCGCGCCTGCACGACGAACAGGGCCAGACCATTCCCGCCGGGCGCTTTCTGCCGTGGCTGGAGCGTTTCGGCTGGACCGCACGGCTGGACCGCCTGATGCTTGAACAGGTGCTCAAGCAAATGGGCGAGCATGAAGATTCGCTGGCGCTGAACCTCTCTGCCGCGACGCTGGCCGACCCGCAGGCGCTGAACGCAGTCTTCGACATTCTGCGCCAGCATGCCCACCTGGGGTCGCGACTGACCCTGGAAATCGGTGAAGAGCAATTGCCTGAGCAAGCCGTGCTCGAACAACTGACCCGGCGTCTGCGCGAGCTGGGTTTTTCCCTGAGCCTGCAACGTTTCGGCGGCCGTTTCAGCATGATCGGCAACCTGGCGCGGCTGGGGTTGGCGTACCTGAAAATCGATGGCAGTTACATCCGTGCCATCGATCAGGAGAGCGACAAACGCCTGTTCATTGAAGCCATCCAGCGCGCCGCCCACAGCATCGACTTGCCGCTGATTGCCGAGCGAGTCGAAACGGAAGGGGAGTTGCAGGTGATTCGCGAGATGGGTTTGTACGGGGTGCAGGGTCAGCTGTTGGGTGAGCCGAAGCCCTGGAAGCAAGGCGTTTGA
- a CDS encoding tryptophan synthase subunit beta, whose product MFYVQRDAQGLLVRVEAAAYAEATETLPADHHEIQAWYANEVMETSLKQLKQSDLEMIRVLDDLIQVLTTKGVIRVTDLPPAAQAKLMDRTQAREALGGLSHLINEEESGLI is encoded by the coding sequence ATGTTCTACGTGCAACGCGATGCACAAGGCCTTCTGGTTCGCGTGGAAGCCGCCGCTTATGCCGAAGCGACGGAGACACTGCCCGCCGATCACCATGAAATCCAGGCCTGGTACGCCAACGAGGTGATGGAAACCAGCCTCAAACAGCTCAAGCAGAGCGACCTGGAAATGATCCGGGTACTCGATGACTTGATTCAGGTGCTGACCACCAAGGGCGTGATTCGCGTCACCGACCTGCCGCCAGCCGCACAAGCCAAACTGATGGACCGGACCCAGGCCCGTGAGGCGCTGGGAGGCTTGAGCCACCTGATCAATGAAGAAGAAAGCGGGTTGATCTGA